From Synoicihabitans lomoniglobus, the proteins below share one genomic window:
- a CDS encoding YgiQ family radical SAM protein → MSQRPQPTKVYSREPVWDASRWLPTTRDEVEARGWDYLDVIMISGDAYVDHPAFGTAAVARMLEAEGLRVAIIAQPNWRDDLRDFKKLGAPRLFFGVTAGCMDSMVNRYTAAKKLRSEDAYTPGGEHGFRPDYATTVYSKILKQLFPDVPVMIGGIEASLRRVTHYDYWSDELKPSILEDSGADLLIYGMGELPLKETIRLLKQGVPFSSLTTVPQTAVLLPPGQDAPKNKRWDDFTLFSHDDCLNERPKYAKNFKDIETESNRVKARRLFQQTGDRLLVVNPPFPTMTETEIDSAFDLPYTRLPHPKYRKRGPIPAYEMIKHSINMHRGCFGGCSFCTISAHQGKFVASRSKTSILREVESIKQMPDFRGTISDLGGPSGNMYKMKGKQQWICDECVRPSCIWPDVCRNLDTDHTALLDIYKSVRETEGVNHAYVASGIRYDLFLHEKGATPEVKASHEKYIDELAAHHVPGRIKVAPEHTSDHVLRVMRKPTFDLFYKFKEKFEKAGEKAGKKKQPVIPYFISSHPGSRPEDMAELALKTKDLGFRLEQVQDFTPTPMTVATEIYATGVHPYDGANVCVARSPEEKQEQRSFFFWYKPEMKKALRASMTRLGLGGIAKRLLDDKRVTEDVTPPPHIAPCGMQLPTSGNLASGQPSQRLAAATKGAKRPMKKGAKPSKADPRAKTGPEAKPKPKPFEKFFKKR, encoded by the coding sequence ATGAGTCAACGTCCGCAGCCCACCAAAGTCTATTCGCGCGAGCCCGTTTGGGACGCGTCCCGCTGGCTGCCCACCACGCGTGATGAGGTCGAGGCCCGGGGCTGGGATTACCTCGATGTGATCATGATTTCGGGTGACGCCTACGTCGATCACCCCGCATTTGGCACCGCCGCCGTGGCTCGTATGCTCGAAGCCGAAGGCCTGCGCGTCGCCATCATCGCGCAACCCAACTGGCGCGACGACCTGCGCGATTTTAAGAAACTCGGCGCGCCGCGCCTGTTCTTCGGCGTCACGGCCGGTTGCATGGATTCCATGGTCAACCGCTACACCGCCGCGAAAAAACTGCGCAGCGAAGACGCCTATACGCCGGGAGGTGAACACGGTTTCCGCCCCGATTACGCGACGACTGTTTACTCCAAGATCCTCAAGCAACTCTTTCCCGACGTGCCGGTCATGATCGGCGGCATCGAGGCCAGCCTGCGCCGCGTCACGCACTACGATTATTGGTCCGACGAGCTGAAACCCTCGATCCTCGAAGACTCCGGCGCGGACCTGCTCATCTACGGCATGGGCGAACTGCCGCTCAAGGAAACCATCCGTCTGCTCAAGCAAGGCGTGCCGTTCTCGTCGCTCACCACGGTGCCGCAAACCGCCGTCTTGTTGCCGCCCGGCCAGGACGCGCCGAAGAACAAACGCTGGGACGACTTCACGCTCTTCAGTCACGACGACTGTCTCAACGAACGCCCCAAATACGCCAAAAATTTCAAGGACATCGAGACCGAATCCAACCGCGTCAAAGCCCGCCGCCTGTTCCAGCAAACCGGTGACCGCCTGCTCGTCGTGAACCCGCCGTTTCCGACCATGACGGAGACGGAGATCGATAGCGCGTTCGACCTGCCCTACACGCGCCTGCCGCATCCCAAATACCGCAAGCGTGGACCCATCCCGGCCTACGAGATGATCAAGCACTCGATCAACATGCATCGTGGATGCTTCGGCGGCTGCAGCTTCTGCACGATCTCAGCCCACCAGGGTAAATTTGTCGCGAGTCGTTCGAAGACCTCGATCCTGCGCGAAGTCGAATCGATCAAGCAGATGCCCGACTTTCGGGGCACCATCAGCGATCTCGGCGGCCCGTCCGGCAACATGTATAAGATGAAGGGCAAGCAGCAGTGGATCTGCGACGAGTGCGTGCGCCCCAGCTGCATCTGGCCCGATGTATGTCGAAATCTGGATACAGATCACACGGCGCTCCTCGATATCTACAAATCGGTGCGGGAGACCGAAGGCGTCAACCACGCCTACGTCGCCAGCGGCATCCGCTACGACCTCTTCCTCCACGAGAAAGGCGCGACGCCCGAAGTCAAAGCCAGCCACGAAAAATACATCGACGAACTCGCCGCGCACCACGTGCCCGGCCGCATCAAAGTCGCGCCCGAACACACGAGCGATCACGTGCTGCGCGTCATGCGCAAACCGACCTTCGACCTCTTTTATAAGTTCAAAGAGAAGTTCGAAAAAGCCGGGGAAAAGGCGGGCAAAAAGAAGCAGCCGGTCATTCCCTATTTCATCAGTTCGCACCCCGGGTCGCGCCCGGAAGACATGGCTGAACTCGCGCTCAAAACCAAGGACCTCGGCTTCCGCCTGGAGCAAGTGCAGGACTTCACGCCGACGCCCATGACGGTCGCGACCGAGATCTACGCGACAGGCGTGCATCCCTACGACGGTGCCAACGTCTGCGTGGCACGTTCGCCGGAGGAAAAGCAGGAACAACGCAGCTTCTTCTTCTGGTATAAACCCGAGATGAAAAAAGCCCTGCGTGCGTCGATGACGCGGCTCGGTCTGGGCGGTATCGCCAAGCGACTCTTGGACGATAAAAGAGTAACAGAAGACGTGACACCACCGCCGCACATCGCACCGTGTGGCATGCAACTTCCGACCTCCGGTAATCTCGCTTCCGGCCAGCCCAGCCAACGTCTCGCCGCCGCCACCAAAGGTGCCAAACGCCCGATGAAAAAAGGCGCGAAACCCAGCAAAGCCGATCCCCGCGCCAAAACCGGACCGGAAGCCAAACCCAAGCCCAAACCCTTCGAGAAGTTTTTCAAGAAGCGGTGA
- a CDS encoding nucleotidyltransferase, with product MIDGFAALTHGASFLTRDVDVCVVLSPENVARLRETFRDWNPRHRMTPQRLSFLTHPEEGQPLQNLYLETDHGIIDFLSSVLGVGDFSRLRERAEIVEVDGKEYPIIGLADLITAKEALSRDKDVMTAKELRVIAAKRGIALDSKEDSRLE from the coding sequence GTGATTGACGGATTCGCTGCGCTCACGCACGGCGCTTCTTTTCTCACGCGCGACGTCGACGTCTGTGTGGTGCTTTCTCCCGAGAATGTGGCTCGGCTGCGGGAAACGTTTCGCGATTGGAATCCGCGTCATCGAATGACCCCGCAAAGACTGTCTTTCCTGACTCACCCGGAGGAAGGCCAGCCGCTACAGAATCTCTATTTGGAAACGGACCACGGAATCATCGACTTTCTTAGCTCGGTGTTGGGGGTGGGCGACTTTAGCCGACTTCGCGAGCGGGCGGAAATCGTGGAGGTCGATGGTAAGGAATACCCCATTATCGGATTGGCGGACCTCATCACGGCCAAAGAAGCGTTGAGCCGCGACAAAGATGTCATGACCGCCAAGGAGCTTCGAGTGATCGCGGCGAAGCGGGGCATAGCGTTGGACTCGAAGGAAGATTCTCGCTTGGAATGA
- a CDS encoding AAA family ATPase, giving the protein MKATLMKRLFRVLKDGSSPDVNAICRRIVDEEKKRGHNQVAKELEQILAQTPIAPKRLAPASLSPLPTNRRDSAPLLTEIPVEKLRHDMVLPEMVESRLARIEREFAARSRLAKHGLRPRHRILLYGPPGCGKNLGAERLAWHTGLPLRKVRFDNLLSSYFGETMSNLRRVFDAAHETPCALFLDECDTLARTRNARNDVGEVTRITNALLEMLEDYRGDGLVIAATNLDSDLDPALFRRFDEVLKIPLPGAAEIRRLLELTLAPIGIETDLPLTALAREMDGMSGSDVVHAAQSAAKLTVLSGRRKVSESDIRHALAEAHERHVSR; this is encoded by the coding sequence ATGAAAGCGACTTTGATGAAGCGGCTTTTCCGTGTGCTGAAAGATGGCTCGTCACCTGACGTGAACGCCATTTGCCGTCGCATTGTGGATGAAGAGAAGAAGCGGGGACATAATCAGGTCGCCAAGGAACTGGAACAAATTCTCGCGCAAACTCCGATTGCACCGAAGCGACTCGCGCCAGCCTCACTTTCTCCGCTTCCGACCAACCGACGCGACTCGGCACCTCTGCTCACGGAGATTCCGGTCGAGAAGCTACGACACGACATGGTGCTGCCCGAGATGGTCGAATCTCGACTGGCCCGGATCGAACGGGAATTCGCCGCCCGCTCGCGATTGGCGAAACACGGTTTGCGGCCCCGTCACCGCATTCTGCTCTACGGCCCGCCCGGATGCGGGAAGAACCTCGGAGCCGAACGCTTGGCGTGGCACACCGGGCTTCCGCTTCGCAAGGTCCGCTTCGATAACCTGCTCTCGTCTTATTTCGGCGAAACCATGAGCAATCTACGGCGGGTGTTTGATGCCGCGCATGAGACTCCCTGTGCGCTCTTTTTGGACGAGTGCGATACCTTGGCACGGACCCGAAACGCTAGGAACGATGTCGGCGAAGTGACGCGGATCACCAACGCTTTGCTGGAGATGCTGGAAGACTATCGCGGCGACGGTCTCGTGATTGCCGCGACCAACTTGGATTCAGACTTGGACCCCGCGCTTTTTCGCCGATTTGATGAAGTGCTCAAGATCCCGTTGCCGGGCGCTGCCGAGATCCGGCGTTTGCTGGAACTCACGCTCGCTCCTATTGGCATCGAGACGGATCTGCCGTTGACCGCGCTTGCTAGGGAAATGGATGGAATGTCCGGATCCGACGTGGTGCATGCCGCTCAAAGTGCGGCGAAGCTAACTGTCTTGAGCGGGCGCCGAAAAGTATCCGAATCCGACATTCGGCACGCTCTGGCCGAAGCTCACGAACGCCACGTCAGTCGTTAA
- a CDS encoding S8 family peptidase — MPDPNFPHLRLTLKGEYEPYFKGGKKPNPEVQANRQNLAGHAGRIKGVLDGMRRADEQDLRQRAELNLPPIPAERGFLLRLPEGADVEAIVRTLGVELVAETEEGLMLVSSDDLSFAMLYEVLDAFGAGAGALTAGSSLLDIYERRDDRRKLTEILAPEVLAHWPFENDAEYTFDLAIQTATSTRDMRWPRVPQRKNETEGEFIARREAKRLAARMEAEDQWLNNAEIRVHELEPIVNHFEGRFVTGMVSDEGLKTDTGMVFADSVQVRVTMRGEGFRDVVMNFPHLFEVTLPPELQGTFQAEGAQRETAAPILRPPTSNAATVCVIDSGIQEGHYWLAPAMDSERSRSFLPDCLPDDVADEFSPRGHGTRVAGAILYPLEIPTGGEIQLHTWIQNARVLDKDNRLPASLPPERYLQQVVEHFHAPPRHTKIFNHSINAKVPCPRRRMTAWAAKIDELSHEHDVLFVQSAGNQHRFGPGDQANPGLATHLAEGRAPPEHLLEDSMRVANPAQSLHALTVGSIARKSWHDEDRRSFADDELRPSAFSRSGFGQPWSVIKPEVVEFGGDLVYSESPYIVAPHPEVAVELLNSTLHGQSSFSKDGAGTSFSAPKVSHLAAHLQALFPTASPLLYRALIAQSARWPHWAENEPNKDHVLRWIGFGLPSLERATENTPTRVTLITTEAEMLPGKQFHLFTVKIPDEIRNAALEARLRIDVTLAYTALPRRTRARRTGYLETWLDWEASRLGERADIFVNRMRNGGAGAGRNIPWTLHTQSNFGETEETSRGRGTLQKDWAEFDAYDLPEEFSIAVRAHLGWNHRETAAAARYCLAVSFEALDMELPVYERIEAENRIETEVENENRIKL, encoded by the coding sequence ATGCCAGATCCGAATTTCCCCCACCTGCGACTCACTTTGAAGGGGGAGTATGAGCCGTATTTTAAGGGTGGGAAGAAGCCAAATCCAGAAGTCCAAGCGAATCGCCAAAACCTCGCCGGCCACGCCGGACGGATCAAAGGGGTTCTCGATGGGATGCGTCGCGCGGATGAGCAGGATCTACGACAACGAGCGGAGTTGAACCTACCGCCGATTCCGGCCGAACGAGGATTTCTCCTTCGCTTGCCCGAAGGAGCTGATGTGGAGGCAATTGTCAGAACGTTGGGGGTCGAGCTCGTCGCGGAAACCGAAGAAGGTCTCATGCTCGTGTCGAGCGACGACCTTTCCTTCGCCATGCTTTACGAGGTGCTCGACGCGTTCGGTGCTGGAGCGGGAGCACTTACGGCTGGGTCGTCGCTACTCGATATTTACGAGCGACGGGATGACCGGCGAAAACTGACGGAGATCCTCGCGCCGGAAGTCTTGGCTCACTGGCCTTTCGAAAACGATGCCGAATACACTTTCGACCTCGCCATCCAAACGGCGACGAGCACTCGGGACATGCGCTGGCCCAGAGTTCCCCAAAGGAAAAATGAGACCGAAGGTGAGTTTATAGCGCGCCGCGAAGCGAAGCGCCTAGCCGCTCGCATGGAAGCGGAGGATCAGTGGCTCAATAACGCGGAAATCCGTGTCCACGAATTAGAGCCCATTGTGAATCACTTTGAGGGCCGATTCGTCACTGGCATGGTCTCCGATGAAGGCCTGAAAACCGACACAGGCATGGTCTTTGCCGACAGTGTCCAAGTTCGCGTCACGATGCGTGGTGAAGGCTTTCGTGATGTGGTGATGAATTTTCCACATCTCTTCGAAGTGACGTTGCCTCCGGAGCTCCAAGGGACGTTTCAGGCTGAAGGCGCTCAGCGCGAAACCGCTGCGCCGATCCTCCGACCTCCGACCTCGAACGCTGCTACGGTCTGTGTCATCGATAGCGGCATTCAAGAGGGACATTACTGGTTGGCCCCGGCCATGGACAGTGAACGGAGCCGGAGCTTTCTGCCTGATTGTCTCCCGGACGATGTTGCCGACGAGTTTTCACCGCGGGGGCACGGCACCCGAGTGGCGGGCGCGATCCTTTATCCACTGGAGATCCCGACCGGCGGTGAAATACAGCTTCATACGTGGATTCAGAACGCACGGGTTTTGGACAAAGATAATCGTCTGCCTGCAAGTCTGCCTCCGGAGCGATATCTTCAACAAGTCGTGGAGCACTTTCATGCACCACCCCGGCACACTAAAATTTTCAATCACTCGATTAATGCCAAGGTGCCGTGCCCCCGTCGCCGAATGACCGCCTGGGCGGCGAAAATCGACGAACTGTCGCACGAACACGACGTATTGTTCGTCCAATCGGCCGGAAACCAGCACCGTTTCGGTCCCGGCGACCAAGCCAATCCAGGTTTAGCGACTCATCTGGCTGAGGGACGCGCGCCTCCAGAACATCTACTTGAAGATTCGATGCGGGTGGCGAATCCGGCGCAGAGCTTGCATGCTCTGACGGTCGGTTCTATCGCGCGCAAATCTTGGCACGACGAGGACCGACGGTCCTTCGCTGACGATGAACTCCGTCCGTCTGCCTTCTCCCGCTCGGGGTTTGGCCAACCGTGGTCAGTCATCAAACCAGAGGTAGTGGAATTTGGCGGCGACTTGGTCTATTCGGAATCTCCCTACATTGTTGCACCGCACCCGGAGGTTGCCGTCGAGTTGCTCAATTCCACACTCCACGGCCAGTCGTCGTTTTCGAAGGATGGAGCAGGCACGTCGTTCTCGGCACCCAAGGTCTCCCACTTGGCGGCTCACCTCCAAGCCCTTTTCCCAACCGCATCGCCACTACTTTACCGAGCACTTATCGCTCAAAGCGCACGTTGGCCGCACTGGGCGGAGAACGAGCCGAACAAAGACCACGTTCTCCGGTGGATCGGTTTCGGCCTGCCATCTTTGGAGCGCGCCACGGAGAATACACCAACCCGAGTGACGCTGATCACCACCGAAGCGGAAATGCTACCCGGAAAACAGTTCCATCTCTTCACGGTTAAGATTCCGGACGAGATTCGGAACGCCGCCCTGGAAGCGCGTCTTAGAATCGATGTTACCCTAGCCTACACGGCGCTGCCGCGCCGCACCCGTGCTCGCCGCACTGGTTATTTGGAAACTTGGCTGGACTGGGAAGCCAGTCGCTTGGGTGAGCGAGCCGACATCTTCGTGAACCGGATGAGAAACGGAGGGGCCGGAGCTGGGCGAAACATCCCTTGGACCCTGCATACGCAATCGAATTTCGGCGAAACTGAGGAAACTTCACGCGGACGCGGGACACTCCAAAAGGACTGGGCGGAATTTGACGCTTACGATCTGCCGGAAGAGTTTTCGATCGCCGTTCGCGCCCACCTTGGATGGAACCATCGTGAGACGGCGGCCGCAGCTCGTTATTGTTTGGCCGTGAGTTTCGAAGCACTCGACATGGAGTTACCGGTATACGAACGCATCGAGGCGGAGAACCGGATTGAAACTGAAGTCGAAAACGAGAACCGTATTAAGTTGTAG
- a CDS encoding ABC transporter permease, producing the protein MFQDLRFAFRMLAKHRWFSAAVIITLALGIGINSTVFTLVNAVLYKPLSFPGGERMVTVSSEKLTNPEDRSRISWPDFLELRTQNQSFESLEAVERGQGTISETDIPPERYNLGRVSAGLFEMLHTPPQMGRGFSPADGSAGAENVVLLSHGLWQQRYAGAADVLGRSIQVNGQPATVVGIMPDGFKFPNLEDLWMPLQPTANREDRTRHSLELFGLLNPGTTLTAAQSDLAVIAARLANEHPTTNEDRGLIVRTFHETYNGGPIKTIFLMMLGAVGFVLLIACANVANMMLGRAVSRGREIAVRAAVGASRPQLIRQLLVESVLLSGIGGLLGLAFSGFGLRAFDLATANVGRPYWITFEMDWRAALYFAAISISSGVVFGLVPALRASRVDLTTAIKEGTPGAGSSRSRLTGTLVVVQFALTVVLLAGAGAMIRSFFAVQELNAYTRPDTVFTARLQLPEAEGERYHEAETRQQFFAQLLPALRGLPGVTHAAAANSFPGLGGNRRGVEIEGLPHPDPENPPQVSMVVESLDYLQTVGVPLQQGRLFDANDGETGREAVIVSRAFAARHWPDATALGQRIRMVSDTDDEPWMTIIGICADMDLNPGEADSPPTIHLTYQQQSWGWMGLILRTNGDAATLATPVRQIVQRIDPTLPLFEANTLAAGLERQRWFLKVFGTVFSVFAFTGLLMAAVGIYGVIAHQTVRRTREIGIRMALGATARHIARLVLSRGLTQLGIGLLLGLAGAYGATSLLTSTGLLLGISAHDPLLFSSIIALLTTVGLSACWLPARRATKVTPTEALRVD; encoded by the coding sequence ATGTTCCAAGATCTCCGTTTCGCGTTTCGCATGCTCGCGAAACATCGGTGGTTCTCCGCCGCTGTCATCATTACCCTCGCCCTCGGCATCGGCATCAACTCGACCGTTTTCACGCTGGTGAATGCCGTGCTCTACAAACCGCTCTCCTTCCCCGGCGGTGAACGCATGGTGACGGTATCCAGCGAAAAACTCACCAACCCCGAGGACCGTTCGCGGATTTCGTGGCCGGACTTTCTCGAACTGCGCACGCAAAACCAGAGTTTCGAAAGTCTCGAAGCCGTCGAGCGCGGGCAAGGCACGATCAGCGAAACCGACATCCCGCCCGAACGCTACAACCTCGGCCGCGTCTCGGCCGGACTCTTCGAGATGCTGCACACTCCGCCGCAGATGGGGCGTGGATTCAGTCCCGCCGATGGTTCCGCCGGAGCCGAAAACGTCGTGCTGTTGAGCCACGGACTTTGGCAACAACGCTATGCCGGCGCCGCCGACGTGCTCGGACGCAGTATCCAAGTCAATGGCCAGCCCGCGACAGTCGTCGGGATCATGCCCGATGGCTTCAAGTTTCCCAACCTCGAAGACCTGTGGATGCCCTTGCAACCGACAGCGAATCGTGAGGACCGCACGCGACACTCCCTCGAACTCTTCGGCCTGCTCAACCCCGGCACCACCCTCACTGCCGCCCAATCCGATCTCGCGGTCATCGCCGCGCGCCTCGCAAACGAACACCCTACGACCAACGAAGACCGCGGCCTGATCGTGCGCACCTTTCACGAGACCTACAACGGCGGGCCGATCAAAACCATTTTTCTCATGATGCTCGGCGCCGTCGGTTTCGTGCTGCTCATCGCCTGCGCCAACGTCGCCAACATGATGCTGGGCCGCGCCGTGAGCCGCGGACGAGAGATCGCGGTGCGGGCCGCCGTCGGCGCCTCGCGCCCTCAGCTCATTCGCCAACTGCTGGTGGAGAGCGTGCTGCTCAGCGGCATCGGCGGATTGCTCGGACTCGCGTTCTCGGGCTTCGGTTTGCGAGCGTTCGATTTGGCCACGGCCAATGTCGGTCGCCCCTATTGGATCACGTTCGAGATGGACTGGCGGGCCGCCCTTTATTTTGCCGCCATCTCGATCAGCAGCGGGGTCGTGTTCGGCCTCGTGCCGGCGTTGCGCGCCTCCCGCGTCGATCTCACCACCGCGATCAAGGAAGGCACGCCCGGGGCCGGCAGCAGTCGCAGCCGACTCACGGGCACATTGGTCGTGGTGCAATTCGCGTTGACCGTCGTGCTCTTGGCGGGTGCCGGCGCGATGATCCGCAGTTTTTTCGCCGTGCAGGAACTCAACGCCTACACGCGCCCCGACACCGTATTCACCGCTCGCCTACAATTGCCCGAGGCCGAAGGGGAACGCTATCACGAGGCCGAAACTCGCCAGCAGTTCTTCGCTCAACTCCTGCCCGCGTTGCGCGGCCTGCCCGGCGTCACCCACGCCGCCGCCGCCAACTCCTTTCCCGGGCTCGGCGGCAATCGACGCGGGGTCGAAATCGAAGGCCTGCCGCATCCTGATCCCGAAAACCCACCCCAGGTTTCCATGGTCGTGGAGTCCCTCGACTACCTGCAGACCGTTGGAGTCCCACTGCAACAAGGCCGCCTGTTCGATGCCAACGACGGTGAGACTGGACGCGAAGCCGTCATCGTATCCCGCGCGTTTGCCGCGCGACATTGGCCCGATGCCACCGCCCTCGGCCAACGCATCCGGATGGTTTCCGACACAGACGATGAACCGTGGATGACCATCATCGGGATCTGCGCAGACATGGATTTGAATCCCGGCGAAGCGGATTCTCCGCCCACCATCCATCTCACCTACCAGCAACAATCGTGGGGCTGGATGGGACTCATTCTGCGCACCAACGGCGACGCCGCAACCTTGGCCACACCTGTGCGCCAAATCGTGCAACGCATCGACCCCACGCTGCCGCTGTTCGAGGCCAACACCCTGGCCGCCGGCCTCGAACGCCAACGTTGGTTTCTCAAGGTCTTCGGCACGGTCTTTTCCGTGTTCGCGTTCACGGGCTTGCTCATGGCCGCGGTCGGCATCTACGGCGTGATTGCACACCAGACCGTGCGCCGCACCCGCGAGATTGGCATTCGCATGGCGCTCGGCGCCACGGCCCGCCACATCGCCCGCCTCGTGCTCTCGCGCGGACTCACCCAACTCGGCATCGGCCTCCTGCTCGGACTAGCCGGTGCCTATGGGGCGACCAGCCTGCTCACCAGCACGGGACTCTTGCTCGGCATCAGCGCGCACGACCCGCTGCTTTTCAGCAGCATCATCGCCCTGCTCACGACCGTCGGCCTGTCCGCCTGCTGGCTCCCCGCCCGCCGCGCCACCAAAGTCACCCCCACCGAAGCCCTGCGCGTGGACTGA
- a CDS encoding dienelactone hydrolase family protein has product MKRRFLLPLLFAALYAGSVHAALESKTVRYELGGSTFESTIVYDTAAAQPQPGVLMVPNWMGPTANAMTKARMVAANGYVVMVTDMYGVDVRPANGSEAGAAAGFVRGDRALMRARAAKGLDVLLSNAKAVNLDKSKLAAIGFCFGGGTVLELGRSGAKLDAIVSFHGDLVSPTLEADAAKTKAKVLVLHGAADPYVPQTDVAQFTTAMLATDVDWQLVEFSGTVHSFTNPDAAAAGQSEYNALSSARAFTMMNALFTEIWR; this is encoded by the coding sequence ATGAAACGTCGCTTCCTGTTGCCCCTGCTTTTCGCCGCGCTCTACGCCGGCTCGGTTCATGCCGCCCTTGAGTCCAAGACCGTGCGTTACGAGCTCGGTGGGTCCACCTTCGAGAGCACGATTGTTTACGATACCGCCGCGGCCCAGCCGCAGCCCGGCGTGTTGATGGTGCCGAATTGGATGGGGCCGACCGCCAACGCCATGACCAAGGCCCGAATGGTCGCGGCCAACGGTTACGTGGTGATGGTCACCGACATGTATGGCGTCGATGTGCGTCCAGCCAATGGCAGCGAGGCCGGGGCCGCCGCGGGTTTCGTGCGCGGCGACCGCGCGTTGATGCGAGCGCGGGCGGCCAAGGGCTTGGACGTTTTATTGAGTAACGCGAAGGCGGTGAACCTCGATAAGTCCAAGTTGGCCGCGATCGGATTTTGTTTTGGCGGGGGCACCGTGCTGGAGCTCGGTCGCAGTGGGGCGAAGCTCGATGCGATCGTGTCGTTTCACGGCGATCTCGTCTCGCCCACGCTGGAGGCGGATGCCGCCAAGACGAAGGCGAAGGTGCTGGTGTTGCACGGCGCGGCCGATCCCTACGTCCCGCAAACCGACGTCGCCCAGTTTACCACCGCCATGCTCGCGACCGACGTGGACTGGCAGCTGGTTGAGTTCAGCGGCACGGTGCATTCGTTCACCAATCCGGATGCCGCTGCCGCCGGGCAGTCGGAATACAACGCCCTGAGTTCGGCGCGGGCTTTTACCATGATGAACGCCCTGTTCACGGAAATTTGGCGATGA
- a CDS encoding glycoside hydrolase family 43 protein has translation MSDKPLITHLYTADPSAHVYNGRIYVYPSHDRETDQPTNDNGDQYDMVDYHVFSMDEVGAEVTDHGVALAVEDIPWAKNQLWAPDAAAKNGKYYLFFPARDHDDIFRIGVAVGDKPEGPFKAEPEPIKNSYSIDPAVLVDDDNAAYLYFGGIWGGQLQQWSGNQHDPSGEEPTGDVPAIGPRVAKLSDDMTALAEDVREIQILDENGERLKADDHDRRFFEGAWMHKHQGRYYLSYSTGDTHYLVYATADNPYGPFTYGGRILEPVVGWTTHHSIVEHQGRWFLFHHDSSLSGGVNHLRCVKAKEIFYDDAGNILPVV, from the coding sequence ATGTCGGATAAGCCCCTTATTACCCACCTTTATACCGCCGATCCCTCGGCTCACGTCTACAACGGCCGCATCTACGTCTACCCCTCGCACGACCGTGAGACGGACCAGCCGACGAACGACAACGGCGATCAGTATGACATGGTGGACTACCATGTCTTTTCGATGGACGAAGTCGGTGCCGAAGTGACCGACCATGGGGTGGCGCTCGCGGTGGAGGACATTCCGTGGGCCAAGAACCAACTTTGGGCACCCGACGCCGCCGCCAAGAACGGCAAATACTACCTGTTTTTCCCGGCCCGCGATCACGACGACATTTTCCGTATCGGCGTCGCGGTGGGTGACAAACCCGAGGGTCCCTTCAAGGCCGAGCCCGAGCCGATCAAAAACAGTTACTCGATCGACCCGGCGGTGCTCGTCGACGACGACAACGCGGCCTATCTGTATTTCGGCGGCATCTGGGGAGGGCAACTCCAGCAATGGTCGGGCAACCAGCACGATCCGAGCGGTGAAGAGCCGACGGGCGACGTGCCCGCCATCGGCCCGCGCGTGGCCAAGTTGAGCGACGATATGACCGCCCTCGCCGAAGACGTGCGCGAGATTCAGATTCTCGACGAGAACGGTGAACGGCTCAAAGCCGATGACCACGATCGTCGCTTCTTTGAAGGCGCTTGGATGCACAAACACCAAGGCCGTTACTACCTGTCCTACTCGACAGGCGACACGCACTACCTGGTCTATGCGACGGCCGACAATCCCTACGGACCGTTCACGTATGGCGGTCGCATCCTCGAGCCGGTGGTGGGATGGACGACACACCATTCCATCGTCGAGCACCAGGGCCGTTGGTTCCTCTTCCATCACGATTCTTCGCTGTCGGGGGGGGTGAACCACTTACGGTGCGTGAAAGCCAAAGAGATCTTCTACGACGACGCCGGCAACATCCTGCCCGTCGTCTGA